A single window of Irregularibacter muris DNA harbors:
- a CDS encoding class II SORL domain-containing protein — protein MEKLAGLLQTGDWKGEKHVPVIHVPESVGADEKFELGISIGDEISHPNTLEHHIVWIKVFFKPDSVKFPVEVADFNFSANGEYDVYTDYVGKTELALKESGTFYALSYCNIHGLWENSQRLEVK, from the coding sequence ATGGAAAAATTAGCAGGCTTATTACAAACTGGAGATTGGAAGGGTGAAAAACATGTTCCTGTTATTCACGTACCTGAAAGTGTTGGAGCCGATGAAAAATTTGAGTTAGGGATTTCTATCGGAGATGAAATTTCCCATCCAAATACTTTGGAACATCATATTGTATGGATTAAGGTATTCTTTAAGCCAGATAGTGTAAAATTCCCTGTAGAAGTTGCTGACTTTAATTTTAGCGCTAACGGAGAGTATGACGTATATACTGACTATGTTGGAAAGACTGAATTAGCTCTTAAAGAATCTGGTACTTTCTATGCTCTAAGTTATTGCAATATTCATGGTTTATGGGAAAATTCCCAAAGATTGGAAGTCAAATAA
- a CDS encoding SEC-C metal-binding domain-containing protein, with amino-acid sequence MSLYQEWKKTITGHTTQEEQMEFWDVFCKQEQGIYQSILDKSQKNIQGKVSELAKEYNMSEVYFLGFLDGINDSILTPMDVESLDGDSTIDIEIDFEKLYYNMHAVPAEWLYTLPEWDNILSEEKRKEIAKQQKRDKTIVKEQKIGRNDPCPCGSGKKYKKCCGK; translated from the coding sequence ATGAGCCTATATCAAGAGTGGAAAAAAACGATTACTGGTCATACAACCCAAGAGGAACAAATGGAATTTTGGGATGTTTTTTGCAAACAGGAACAAGGAATATACCAAAGTATCTTAGATAAATCTCAGAAAAACATCCAAGGCAAGGTTAGTGAATTAGCCAAAGAGTACAATATGAGCGAGGTATATTTTTTAGGATTTTTAGATGGCATAAATGATAGTATCCTAACTCCAATGGATGTAGAATCCTTAGATGGGGATTCAACCATTGATATTGAAATAGATTTTGAAAAACTATATTACAATATGCACGCCGTTCCAGCTGAGTGGCTATATACTTTGCCAGAGTGGGACAATATATTAAGTGAGGAAAAAAGAAAAGAGATTGCAAAACAACAAAAAAGAGATAAAACCATTGTGAAAGAACAAAAGATAGGGAGAAATGATCCCTGTCCCTGTGGTAGTGGGAAAAAATATAAGAAATGTTGTGGAAAATAA
- a CDS encoding GAF domain-containing protein, which translates to MNIENKKQYYDITLRQLKGLVQGERDWLANSANAAALLFNTMKDINWSGFYFYREDQLILGPFQGKPACIRIDLGKGVCGTAAQKRKTIIVEDVHKFPGHIACDSASNSEIVVPIIKEDKLIGILDIDSPVFNRFDEVDGKYLEEFVKIFKEHCHWDVFL; encoded by the coding sequence ATGAATATTGAAAATAAAAAACAGTATTATGATATCACCCTAAGGCAATTAAAGGGCTTAGTCCAAGGGGAAAGAGATTGGCTAGCCAATAGTGCCAATGCTGCTGCTCTTCTCTTTAATACCATGAAAGATATTAACTGGTCAGGCTTTTACTTTTATCGAGAAGACCAATTGATCCTAGGCCCTTTCCAAGGGAAACCCGCTTGTATCCGTATAGATCTAGGAAAAGGAGTATGTGGTACAGCCGCCCAGAAAAGGAAAACCATTATTGTAGAAGATGTACACAAATTTCCAGGGCACATTGCCTGCGACAGCGCCTCCAACTCCGAAATTGTAGTCCCCATTATAAAAGAGGATAAATTAATCGGAATATTAGACATTGATAGCCCAGTCTTTAATCGATTTGATGAAGTTGATGGGAAGTATTTAGAAGAATTTGTGAAGATATTTAAGGAACATTGCCATTGGGATGTTTTCTTGTAG